The DNA segment TCTTAAGATGTTTCCCAGCTATTTTTCTACAGGATATTTGGAGGACTATCTATAACCAAACATTTCAATTAATACAAGCTGACATTTATCCAAATTTGatacagaaagaaacaagagaaagcCCAGTCTAATTTGAGGTGCATTAagttttcagcagatctgaaggTTTTTATAACAGCAGTGGTGATTATGGTTGTGATGTTGAAAGGTGCAATGACACAGGcagtgaaaaaaagaggaaaaataggTGCAGAGATCACTAACCAACAGCCATAAAGAGATCCTCAACGTTGATAGCTGTGACAGCACTTGTCTCACAGAATATAGCACTGATTGATCGAGCATAATCTTCAGCATctgcaaaagcaaacaaaattagCCCAATTCATAACCAAACACAAATGAGCCTGCACACATGGATGTACAGACGCACAATCACACCACACTTGTACTACACATGGTGCCCACAGAGTTCAAGAAGACACATTCATCATGCCAGACAGTGACAAAGAATGTCATTTTTCTTGATCACTGCCTGGTGAACTAGATCATAATTTCCAGGCAATGGTGTGTGCTACTTTTACTAAACTGTGAAATAATCTTAAATCAGATGCAGTGTCTTCTGATTTCACAATGCAATCAAAACTTCATAATTCTAATTATAATCTGGTAAAGATCATCACAACTTTCCTCCCATTTTTAGATTTGTCCTCCTCTTCAGCATTAAGATGACGTTAATTTTGAAGGCATAggttgtttctcttttcttataaTTTAGCGTTTCAAGAATTATCACATACACATATTAGCAAGGATTTTTAAGACTTTATACAAAAGCACTTTTGACAGCCAAAACACTTCATTTTTACACTAAACAGTCACTTGAAcagctgaattatttttttctggtagtTAGCAATGTTAATAAGAATCACAGCATGAAAATAAATCTGCTAAATGATATGATGCTAAGGATAAGTAGTGGTGAACTCTAACTGGCATATAATACTGCACATTATGCTATGCAGATCCTGTGCTCTGATACCAGCATTGTACTCTTGCATAACTACCTCAGTGTTCATTCTGTTGGTCTTCTAACCTAAAATGTAAGCCTGTTcatcagtaaaataattattctgCAGTGAACATTTTATCAAGAGAAGATCTATAACAAAAGCTGTGGAGATCAACCTTTTCTGTTAACTTCTCTCAAGTCTTCAAGGTCACATTTGTTGCCAGCTATGGCGATGACTATTTTTGGAGGTCCATAAGAACGAAGTTCATTCACCCAGCTTTTCACAGCTCTGTATGTCACCTGACGCACAGAAACCAACCTTTGTTTACATAACAACTTTTATCACGGCTGCAAGGTAAACAGCTTGCAAAGGAAGAAATTCTTACATAATCTGAATTCATTATAATCATAAAAAAGTTATGTCGGTAAAGAAATACAATCTATCAAACAATCAGCAAAATGCTGCCTGtaaatacacactcacctctcGTGTTGTGTCGTAGACTATCACTGCTGCTGCGGCACCTCGGTAGTACATGGGAGCTAAGGCACgatactgaaaaaaatactcCAATTCTTGAAGAAAATCAAGTTTATATAGCTAAAGAAAGTTATGTGAGTTTCTTTTATCAACACAAAGTGTGTTGTAACATTCACTTTTAATCCATAAATGTGAATCATGTTTAGTTTTCAACTAGTATGTGTTCATTTGCAAGAAATACTCATATTTCTGGAGTTTCagctaaaaattttaaaacctCATACATTTTATGACTGACTattcagtttttattataaagtcTATACTTTGACTAATACATTTGTTACTGCTTGGCCACATTCTCCACAAAGTGAAggttataataatttattaaaaataataaaactgataattaaaattattagaaaaaaggaATTACACaagctattatttttttattttgtaaatgccACTGACACATTTATAGACATGCTTACAAGGCCACTAAACAATTGTCTGCTCACTGAACAAAGTACTAGACACAGCAAAAAGGAAACAGCGTACTATTTACACTTTTAAGGAAGTTTTTGGTTTGGAAACAGGGACCTTTGTAAGCCAGGGACATATGGggtttgaaaatataataaccAATACACAAATCTATAGTGTCCTGTTTCACTGAATCAACAAACTCATGTGCGTTCATGTGCTcgtaagtaaaagaaaaagacagtgaCTTCATATATGGACTAGTGTTCACTCATGTAAATATCcatgtgtttacatttcttgAGAAATCACAAACATTACCACTAAGTGCAAAGGCAATGaacaaatgtacatttaaagACAATCTTAAATGACAAAGGtgacaaaaagcaaagaaaatatgaaaaatccaATTAATGGTAAACGTAATCAACTGTGATATGGTACAATGTATTAGTGATATTCACAAGACCAGTCACAGACTACTCTGTCAATACAACGTAACAAAAGTACCAATCTGCTGTGTATAACTAGATATTAGCCATTGATTTGTGGGGCCAATCAACTATTAATAAACCATCTATGTTTTGCTTTCCTCATCAGTACTCTTTTATGCAACTGATCACGCTGTTAATAATAACAGTCTGTGCTGCTTTTTCcaataaaatgataattctTCCACAAGAActataaattactttaaaacaCTATTAAAATGTGCAGACTAGTTCTTCCTCTACACAAACCCTTGTATACTTAACAAGTATCTTTGTATACTCAGCACATCAACTCAAAAACTATATGTTGTTGCTCCATTACTATTACTATTGATGCTactacaaacattacaaattaCAGTGAAAAGCTAACCCACAGTCAGAAAAAGCtagacagaaatattttggtAGTGGTACAAAGTTGAAATAACTGCATCTATGCTGATGGCGTTCACCTTCTTCTCAACTCGAGTAGCTACACTAATCAAGAACACAATGCACTCAttgttttgagaccattatTATCATTGAGAGTTCATATGTTTTGTCAACCACTTTGAActagcctttgatggtgggggtTAAGTgctctatttaaaaaaactattattgctgttgttattattaaacaactgttaaaaaatatatgccTTAATATGAACTTTCataaagttttgtattttgcttttattgtttactttttatttttaaaccataGAATCTGCAAGTATTTTAATGAAGTATGCAATGTGcaaatgtgtttatgtacatgtattCATAATGATAATATATATTGGTATGTTgtaacagaagaaacaaaaacaaaaatatttgtactaGTCATGTATTTTTAGTGAAATAACATGGCCCTGCTTTCTTAATAGCAATGCAATGCcttaaagaaaatcattttactaCAATGCTGCTAATAATAGCCACCATCCACATGAGTAGTAGAAATCTATGATTACTATATTAACAGACTGTGATACACTTTACATATTATTAATAGAAAACCCACTTAACTAACAAACTGTGACACAAACTATCTCACACTTTCTAGCAAGCACAACACAACCAACTTCAGATTAGCACCATCCTGTTTCTGTTTAATTTCTAGTATGtagaaataacataaaaaagatgTAAACATGCAAGAACTGCCAAGCGTCAAAGATCTTAAACCAAAGAATGGCCCAAACTTGCAGGAAGCAGGGAAGTAGCAACACTGCAGAAAGTGTAGGGGAGGCAACATTACAGTGAGAAAGTGTTGGGGGAGGCAGTAATGCACTGGAACAAAACAGTACCTTTTCCTGCCCAGCAGTGTCCCATATTTGGAACCTGTACCCCATGCCATCAACCACGAGAGATTTGTTCATAAATGATGCcctggaaaaaaacacaaacctgaGAGAACTCCTGCTATCTTCTACAACAGACCTTTTTAATTATACAATACCTTTTCATCACCCGCTGTGTCCCACAACTGAAACCCATACCACATTCTGTTAGCAAAGACACGTTTGTAAAGATTTGCAGACCtgtgagagaaaggaaaaaatccaAAGTTAAAAAGAACTTAATTCAATAAGTAACATTAAAATTGGGTATGATG comes from the Pomacea canaliculata isolate SZHN2017 linkage group LG12, ASM307304v1, whole genome shotgun sequence genome and includes:
- the LOC112576838 gene encoding ras-related protein Rab-22A-like isoform X1, coding for MAQRSRGDDPEAEIRTMQMRDVKVCLLGDSGVGKSSIVMRFVSNTYKPSLESTIGSANLYKRVFANRMWYGFQLWDTAGDEKYRALAPMYYRGAAAAVIVYDTTREVTYRAVKSWVNELRSYGPPKIVIAIAGNKCDLEDLREVNRKDAEDYARSISAIFCETSAVTAINVEDLFMAVARQLPLEDFSDGDRRNGSTVNLRSSPEQRKKQCCSGGKNSPSSSSTSRPQSSRQS
- the LOC112576838 gene encoding ras-related protein Rab-22A-like isoform X2; amino-acid sequence: MAQRSRGDDPEAEIRTMQMRDVKVCLLGDSGVGKSSIVMRFVSNTYKPSLESTIGASFMNKSLVVDGMGYRFQIWDTAGQEKYRALAPMYYRGAAAAVIVYDTTREVTYRAVKSWVNELRSYGPPKIVIAIAGNKCDLEDLREVNRKDAEDYARSISAIFCETSAVTAINVEDLFMAVARQLPLEDFSDGDRRNGSTVNLRSSPEQRKKQCCSGGKNSPSSSSTSRPQSSRQS